In one window of Eleutherodactylus coqui strain aEleCoq1 chromosome 10, aEleCoq1.hap1, whole genome shotgun sequence DNA:
- the LOC136580545 gene encoding HHIP-like protein 1, translating to MTIHSALTFWLVLVSTTWVVRGHPQCLDYKPPYQPSKPLTFCTAYSSFGCCDVVQDKIISDKFRYITEFLDQSGVSVCGDYIRNILCQECSPYAAHLYDAEDANTPLRDLPGLCGNYCTEFWFRCRSTLSLIVEDRDLSDIESDVVKFCRLLTIDDVNYCYPNVLTNAELNNGLGNTKEDEEGCLQLCLQEKANGLRNPVAMVHASDGTHRFFIAEQMGYVWVYLPNGSRVDKPFLNVSKAVLTSPWAGDERGFLGIAMHPNFQHNGKFYVYYSIYAKKEERIRISEFHVSTEDMNMADHKSERIILEVTEPASNHNGGQILFGVDGYLYIFTGDGGRAGDPFGEFGNAQNKSSLLGKVLRIDVMGNDNGPPYRIPVDNPFLQDRTARPEVFAYGARNMWRCSVDRGDPITKKGRGRIICGDVGQNKFEEVDLIQKGGNYGWRAKEGFSCYDKKLCNNASLDDILPIFAYPHSLGKSVTGGYIYRGCQMPNLIGHYIFGDFMSGRLMSLKEDKDEKEWHYTEICMGSGQTCNFPKLINTYYPYIISFAEDEAGELYFLSTGTPSAAVAAGVMYKIVDPAKRAPPGKCTLNPRAVPVKGKLMDFYPRKKLILKSKAMTTESTPTSSSARLHDTTRFRTTLEPYFTTIPTSTTYRRTTVPGYVTAAPVPKPTMQRKGVTPVPKTERGVTKSKKAVKVTMTSRPTIQWIPTKGWQSELKDVFATTKGRSHSTFMPNQGTSQPRYTTHSKTTSPPSTRRTEAGSRTAGRRGPGGKRIKKKILKKHKVKVTKKIKHGTVRLVNEDKKPDRGRVEIHINGEWGTICNDRFDSKAASVVCRQLGYPYVLKVARKAEFGEGKGLRILLDEVKCQGSERTLLECQRSKIGVHDCAHDEDVGVVCGMEDRHSYKDL from the exons ATGACAATCCATTCAGCTCTTACTTTCTGGCTAGTGCTAGTCTCCACCACCTGGGTGGTGAGAGGTCATCCACAGTGTTTGGATTACAAGCCCCCTTATCAGCCCTCAAAACCCTTGACTTTTTGcacagcttattcctcctttggATGCTGTGATGTAGTTCAGGACAAAATCATCTCTGACAAGTTCCGCTACATCACGGAGTTCCTGGACCAATCTGGGgtcagcgtctgtggagactacATTCGGAATATCCTGTGCCAG GAATGTTCACCCTATGCTGCCCATTTATATGATGCAGAAGATGCCAACACTCCTCTGCGTGACCTCCCTGGTCTATGTGGTAACTACTGTACAGAATTCTGGTTCCGATGCCGGTCTACACTGAGCCTGATTGTTGAGGACCGAGACCTATCAGATATAGAAAGTGATGTTGTTAAATTCTGTCGTCTCCTGACAATAGATGATGTAAATTACTGTTACCCCAATGTCTTGACAAATGCAGAACTAAACAATGGCCTTGGGAACACAAAGGAGGATGAAGAAGGATGTCTTCAACTGTGCTTACAAGAGAAAGCCAATGGATTGCGTAATCCAGTTGCTATGGTGCACGCCAGTGATGGAACCCATCGCTTCTTCATAGCAGAGCAAATGGGCTATGTGTGGGTCTATCTCCCGAATGGTTCAAGAGTAGACAAGCCCTTCCTTAATGTTTCCAAAGCCGTACTGACATCCCCCTGGGCAGGAGatgaaagaggttttctgggtatCGCAATGCATCCTAATTTTCAACACAACGGAAAGTTCTATGTTTACTATTCTATCTATGCAAAGAAGGAGGAGAGGATACGGATTTCTGAGTTCCATGTATCTACTGAAGACATGAACATGGCGGATCACAAGTCTGAACG AATAATCCTAGAGGTCACAGAGCCTGCATCAAACCACAATGGCGGACAGATTCTTTTTGGAGTAGATGGATATTTGTACATATTCACTGGCGATGGTGGACGAGCTGGAGACCCATTTGGAGAATTTGGGAATGCCCAAAACAA GTCCTCTCTCCTGGGCAAAGTTCTACGCATTGACGTGATGGGAAATGACAATGGTCCACCATATCGCATACCAGTTGATAATCCTTTTCTTCAAGACCGTACAGCAAGACCTGAGGTCTTTGCCTATGGTGCCAGGAATATGTGGAGATGTTCAGTAGACAGGGGAGACCCAATCACCAAAAAGGGTCGTGGACGTATTATTTGCGGTGATGTGGGGCAGAACAAGTTTGAAGAAGTGGATCTCATCCAGAAAGGAGGCAATTATGGCTGGAGAGCAAAGGAAGGGTTCTCTTGTTACGACAAGAAGCTATGTAACAATGCTTCACTTG ATGACATCTTACCAATATTCGCATATCCACACTCACTTGGAAAGTCAGTTACTGGAGGCTATATCTATCGTGGATGTCAAATGCCCAATCTTATAGGACACTACATCTTCGGGGACTTCATGAGTGG ACGCCTCATGTCTCTTAAAGAGGACAAGGATGAAAAAGAGTGGCATTACACTGAAATCTGTATGGGAAGTGGTCAAACCTGCAACTTCCCCAAACTCATCAATACCTACTACCCTTATATCATATCATTTGCTGAGGATGAGGCAG GTGAACTGTACTTCTTGTCCACGGGAACGCCCAGTGCAGCAGTGGCAGCAGGAGTCATGTACAAAATAGTTGACCCAGCAAA GAGAGCTCCTCCAGGCAAATGTACACTTAATCCTCGAGCCGTTCCTGTAAAAGGAAAACTGATGGATTTCTATCCAAGGAAAA AACTCATTCTAAAGTCCAAAGCTATGACAACTGAATCAACTCCAACCTCAAGCTCGGCAAGATTGCATGATACAACCAGATTCAGGACAACATTAGAACCTTACTTTACTACCATTCCTACAAGCACAACATATAGGAGAACGACTGTTCCCGGATATGTTACCGCTGCCCCTGTCCCTAAGCCAACAATGCAAAGAAAAGGAGTAACACCAGTCCCAAAGACGGAGAGAGGGGTAACGAAGTCTAAGAAAGCAGTAAAAGTTACCATGACTTCTCGGCCTACAATTCAATGGATTCCCACCAAAGGCTGGCAAAGTGAGTTAAAAGATGTCTTTGCCACCACCAAAGGAAGATCACACTCTACCTTCATGCCAAACCAGGGAACATCACAGCCAAGATACACGACCCACTCAAAGACCACATCACCGCCTTCTACAAGAAGAACCGAAGCAGGAAGTAGAACTGCAGGCAGGAGAGGCCCAGGGGGAAAGCGGATTAAGAAGAAAATCTTAAAGAAGCATAAAGTAAAGGTCACAAAGAAGATCAAACATGGGACTGTCCGTCTAGTTAATGAAGATAAAAAACCAGATAGAGGACGGGTGGAGATTCACATCAATGGAGAATGGGGGACAATCTGCAATGACAGATTTGACAGCAAGGCAGCCTCTGTGGTGTGCAGGCAGTTGGGCTATCCCTATGTATTGAAGGTGGCCAGAAAAGCAGAATTTggggaggggaaggggctgcGAATTCTACTCGATGAGGTGAAATGTCAAGGGTCGGAAAGAACCCTTTTGGAGTGCCAAAGATCGAAAATTGGGGTACATGACTGTGCCCACGATGAGGATGTTGGGGTGGTGTGTGGGATGGAGGATAGACACTCGTATAAGGACCTATAA